A region of the Falco peregrinus isolate bFalPer1 chromosome 4, bFalPer1.pri, whole genome shotgun sequence genome:
GAAAATTAATACCACTACCTCCTAAAGTAGAGTGGTACTGCCTTCAACACCGTCTCCATACCAGCTCATTTCCACACCATGAGGGAAGCTATGTTGTTTCTCCTGAGAagctttaacagaaataaagatttattctattttctttttcccctacccaccatgcaagaaaaaaaatatttctgaacaagatcatactgtatttttaattactcaAAAAATCAGCATTTAGATGCTATCACCCGAGAATTCTGTGGCACTTTTGAATTTCAATAAATCAAGTACTTGTTTAGTTTTTCATGTGTTGAGGAATTACagactattattattactatccTCAATTTATAGGGAAACTACTAAAGAAACTGAGGCATGCAGCAGCTAAAGACCAGATTCCGCTCAAATTTGCTTGAGGATCTGAAATAGTGCTGCTGAAGTGAATGGACTTACACAGAAGTAGGCTAGTACATGgcacacagcagaaaagtaCCACTGTGGTAGAAGGAACAGAAGTAAAATCTGTATTCTGAGTCACAAACCTCTTCCCAATTCACCTGCTCATCATAAAGAATCAGATCATATTTTTAGCAAGAGCAGCCAGTGAGGGGTCAGGAAGAGATTAAATAGCTATACCAAGGTCATACAGGACATATGCAACAGAGAACATCTCTGAGCCCAGACATCTCAATTTCCAGGATACCACTTTAACCACTCGCATGCCTTTGAACACCACTAAAcataaaggcaaaataaatccaaagaaaaTGTACTGCATTTCCAGAAGTAGCAAAGCATCTTCAAGTATCCCATACCTCATCAAAGGAATGTTTCACAAGCTGATTCTGCAGCAGCACGATGAGAAAGGGATGCGTGTCAGGCACTACCACTGAGCTCCTTACCTCACTTTCCTCTGCTAACTAGATCAACTGTGCATCATACTGATGGGAAGTGTGAAGTTCAGCTGAGGTGTTTAGCTCACTGGATGCCTACTGAttacaaaacttaaaataacacaaatttTATCCCTCCCACCCAATATCATTGTCTTTATTATGCATTTGTAAAACATCTCCCTCTTTCAGACAAAGCTCTATTAAACATTCATTATGGGTATTTCCTATTGGAGTCATGTgggaaaagttattttcatcaTACTGCTTCCTTAAAACAGATAATAAATTTGCCTGCAACATTTACATATCCAGTAAAGTGTCAATAAAAGTACAGCATaatcttctatttcttttaaggatttcacagaaacaaataTGACCAATACCTCTGAGGATCAAGACctgagaaaaatctgaagtcttTGGTTTATACTCCCTGCTTACGGATTTGGGTGCAGATCAAGatgcaaaacaaagagaaaccTGTGGTATAGTACAGAATGAAGAGTACCCTAGGGATgcagggggagaagaaaaaggtcaTGAAATTTTACGGTTGGGTTAGCCGaagaataacaaacaaaatGACTTCTCTGtgtaataaaatacattgaGGCTTAATCTAGGGTTCAGTGATGTAGTAAAGCACTTCCTCTGGGTTCCCCCCTCAGACATATATTAGATTTAACTACAAAAATTATggagtttttctttcagactagTACTGTCTTCCGGACAACGTGTTATTCTCCTCTTTGCAGTCATAATTTTCTCTCTTACCAAAAAACCTTCATTTTCTAAGACTTATTTCTAATGAATGGGACTTAAGTGCACCCATCAGTTTTGCCTACTTCATTGTTTGGCTTGCTCACTTGCACTGCATATTTCTGTGAATTCTCATAAAACCTGTAAACGATGAAGCCATCCATCACTCAATGTTATGGCCACTAAGTACCAGAAAACATAGAACAAGCATGGACTTACGAAGTTCTTCCCGGTGCCTCTCTGTCTGTGCAAAGAATTGGCGAAGCTCCTCCGTGATTTCCATGTTGCTCAAGTCATATTCTATCTCCCCTTCAGACTCAGAGTCTTCTTCCATTTCAGAGTCCCTGTCAGCATCCTCCCTCCCTTGGTGGGCATCTGTGTACTGCTGAGCTCCCTTATGGTACGGAGCTCTGCCACGTGGGCTATTGCTGGAAGAACAGTTTTGGGTATGTGGGAGATCATTCCCATCCCAATCTGAGTAGCGGCTACTTGGAGAGGCTGCAGAAGGATGCCACGGTAGGTGATAAAAGGACTCCAAGGCTTTCCTGTAGGCTTTCTGGTGTCTACGCATCCAGCGCATGGCTAGATCATAGTGCTTCCAGTATCTTGCATACACTTGCTGAGAATACCATGGGTCAGCGCCTTCCTGTTGCTAAAACAcggggagagggaaagaacataagccccctccccccaacccagggtggggggaaagagagagaaaagaaatggtaaTTGAGGGGAGAAACACTGTAAACACAAGCATAAAGTCTGCCTTCTAATCATTAAGTCATCCTCTTCCTATGATAGACCATATAGATCTGAAGGAGGACAAGTATTAACGCAGTGCAAGTGTGCTACACTTCATTACTCTTACAGGACGTTGTTTTTTCATCAACACAACTACCAGTGAAGAATCAGCAATAGAGAAGCTGCAGTATCCAGAAGGtattttcaaagtgtttgtGCTACTACAGCAGGAATCGGTTCTTTTTAGGGGATAAGCTATGTGGATATATTCCACAATTCCTTAGCCACTCATGTGAGTTACAAGAACTGAATCATTCCAAGGTGTATGTATTACAACCTACACCTGACTTCCAAATCCgcagacagaaaacacaagagatTAAAATTCCTCCATATTAAACAAAGGCATTCATTTTATCCAGTAACATATTTCCTCCATCTGCCTGCCAAAGTAAGTTTCTCAATAAAGGTCAAATGGCAGTTCAGCCAAATTCATATATCCATCATGGCCTCAATCAAAAACAAGACTGTATTTAGCCAAGTACAAGCTGCCAGTAAATCTCCCTTTTGTACTCATCAGCAACCAACATACGACAAGTGGTAATAAAGTACCACTGATAAAGTACATGGAAAAATAGCTCTACAGAATGAAACATACTGTAACACACCTTCTCCTGTCTTCCAGctaattttagttttcttgaaaaaacaGTTTCATGCTGTTCAAATTTCACCAGCAACTACAAAGCCCCACAGTCCCTCTAGCCTTAAGCCTCCTTTCTACAGGCCATTTCATCTCCCTCCTTGTCCTACTCTCAAAAAGAGGAGATAATAGATCTTAAACCAAGACCATAAAGTAAAACAGAGCCTAcaacaagtaaaataaatagcaaatgtttttttctttcccccacatATTCATTTCCATAGAAAAATCTTGTATCTGGGCCAAAATGGAATCTGTACTTTAAATTGGAAGAATTTTAATTAAGTCATGTTTTGGCAAACACTCAGAACTATGGCAAGATTAGCTAAGGTTTTCAGAGATGAATGTGACATTTACAGTcctttgtgttgtgttttttgtttgtttgttttgttgtttttttttttagaagggcatacaagacaaaaatctttcttcaaGTGTGTTTTCTTGATCTGCACTAGCACCATTCTGTAGCCTTAAAACAATGATTCTCTGGataaaaaatatcccaaaacaaaagagaagaaagaaagccTAAGAAATACTTTCCATTTAATGCTAACAATATCAAGAGTGGTTAATTTCATTTACttacatttgttttcactttctgGTTCTCAGGCAATGATGCAAAAGCTAGAGAGTTTGGAATAGTAATTGTGACTCTCATGTTTCCTGTCTTCCTGCAAAATTGAGCCCATTATCCCATAAGACATCTATAAAAGTTATCTCTTTTT
Encoded here:
- the GEMIN8 gene encoding gem-associated protein 8, which produces MQQEGADPWYSQQVYARYWKHYDLAMRWMRRHQKAYRKALESFYHLPWHPSAASPSSRYSDWDGNDLPHTQNCSSSNSPRGRAPYHKGAQQYTDAHQGREDADRDSEMEEDSESEGEIEYDLSNMEITEELRQFFAQTERHREELRRQQQLEAEHEYVDADQDLHKRTGRSAQPPAERPGERRVAEMKKLYGAEAAKIQAMEAAMQLIFDRSCDKKQPKYWPIIPLKL